In the Nitratiruptor sp. YY09-18 genome, CTCTTAGCAGACGTTTTGCAAAAGTTGACGTAAAAGAGCCAGATTTAGAGACTACATTTAAGATCCTTAGAGGGCTCAAAGACAAATATGAAAAGCACCACGATGTGAAGTATCACTTGAGTGCTTTGCGCAGTGCTGTGGAGCTTAGTGACAAATATATCAATGATAGACAGCTTCCAGATAAGGCGATTGATCTCATAGATGAGGTGGGTGCTAGTTTTCACTTGCGCAAAAAGCGTCGTAGAGTTGTCACAGTCAATGATATCGAAGATACAATTGCAAAGATGGTAGGTCTTCCACCGCAGCGTGTGACACACGATGATGTGGCAATTCTCAAAAACCTTGATGAGCGCCTCAAATCTCGCGTTCTTGGACAAGCAGAAGCGTGCGAGGCACTTGCTACTGCTATTAAGCGCAGTCGTGCTGGACTCAATCCGCCAAATAAACCGATCGGATCGTTCTTGTTTGTAGGTCCTACTGGTGTAGGTAAAACTGAATTAGCCAGGGAGCTTGCACGCACGATGGGAGTACATTTTGAGCGCTTTGATATGAGTGAATATATGGAGAAACACGCCATATCGCGTCTTATTGGAGCACCTCCTGGATATGTAGGCTATGAAGAGGGAGGTTTACTCACTGAGACAATCCGTAAGCATCCATATACGGTGCTTTTGTTGGATGAGATAGAGAAAGCCCATCCAGACCTTATCAATATTTTGTTGCAAGTGATGGATAACGCAACGTTAACAGACAATAATGGAAATGTAGCAGATTTTAAACATGTCATTATCATAATGACATCAAATGTTGGTGCTACTGAAGCCAATATTATGGGCTTTAAGAAGGAGTCAGTGAGCAAATTTGATGAGGCGCTCAAGCAGTATTTCACGCCAGAGTTTCGCAACCGCCTCGATGCGATTATACGCTTTAGACCATTAAGTCTTGAGATCGTTGAGGGAATTGTGGATAAATTCATTGAAGAGCTCAATATGCAGCTCGATAACAAAGGCATTACACTTGTTCTCACCAAAAGAGCCAAAGAGTATCTTGCAAAAAAAGGCTACAGTGAAGAGCTTGGTGCAAGACCGCTTGCACGGGTCATTGCCGAAGAGATCAAGACGCCACTTACTGATCATATCCTCTTTGGCAAACTCCGTAATGGAGGTAAAGTAGAGGTAGACTATAAAAATGAGTATCTGGTGTTCGATTT is a window encoding:
- the clpA gene encoding ATP-dependent Clp protease ATP-binding subunit ClpA, whose amino-acid sequence is MISNQLNSIFKEAVRYAKSHRHEYLTLEHVFLAVLNSPEGEAILKEAGADVLTLKKKLIAHLENTLKPLPTNVVREPFETVALSRVIENMIRHIQSADKKEATVGDLLAAIFDEEHSYSVYLLKEQGISKLDILEVISHRPEPKEEQRTSKKSEDESYLAKFTVDLLAEAKEGRIDPVIGRDKEIERVMQILCRRKKNNPLLVGEPGVGKTAIAEGLALKIANQDVPEILKNATLYSLDMGALLAGTKYRGDFEKRLKGVIEELKSIPEAILFIDEIHTIVGAGATQGGSMDASNMLKPALASGAIKCIGATTYSEFRNFLEKDRALSRRFAKVDVKEPDLETTFKILRGLKDKYEKHHDVKYHLSALRSAVELSDKYINDRQLPDKAIDLIDEVGASFHLRKKRRRVVTVNDIEDTIAKMVGLPPQRVTHDDVAILKNLDERLKSRVLGQAEACEALATAIKRSRAGLNPPNKPIGSFLFVGPTGVGKTELARELARTMGVHFERFDMSEYMEKHAISRLIGAPPGYVGYEEGGLLTETIRKHPYTVLLLDEIEKAHPDLINILLQVMDNATLTDNNGNVADFKHVIIIMTSNVGATEANIMGFKKESVSKFDEALKQYFTPEFRNRLDAIIRFRPLSLEIVEGIVDKFIEELNMQLDNKGITLVLTKRAKEYLAKKGYSEELGARPLARVIAEEIKTPLTDHILFGKLRNGGKVEVDYKNEYLVFDFK